The following are from one region of the Harpia harpyja isolate bHarHar1 chromosome 4, bHarHar1 primary haplotype, whole genome shotgun sequence genome:
- the SAMD3 gene encoding sterile alpha motif domain-containing protein 3 isoform X2, protein MLLEPLLLLYVAELKHINKKITLGRSFLLSRSWQSRTSFAFQNLALQHLRMESWSVDQVCNWLRQRNLGELVPKFREEEVSGAALLALNDRMVQQLVKKIGHQAVLMDLINKYQQQKSGLESLTYCYETASPKFPEVISGATSRQILNSSGPVEQKKYLCSTENEEGLIDHRVLKQKKNLKSFFARHKTLQWTSSYALPDFPYDVKCVLAERKCPDHSMRIRIIEFLQADMTKYLEGSLYPNSQQYNIVVNALLQAYPFLDENGNGFLLWKRALKDRFKYVRRPIEDDEQVLRNKCKFGHRRGQTRKSFAENKPDDVQVQVEEEPVHLEGSAMDVHIKWLKQEYMKTQRNWKEVDNRMNVTIEIRRKMISDKAPLKDILRLFPFLRCPYQLFREFQLLTHMDIYKKTVEILEIYSENILSLYVVRNNPINIMLQENLKRHTEEDILKYMKMTAACLLLPDVFGDDSSLFAAVNEEVKAVTPVLEVKNPFNVNSCEFALYVGREELTQLDDCTMALAALVAAFHVFDIPCPKRIHRTLNFLESLVFEVRSPASLPTPNKSAFSTW, encoded by the exons ATGCTCCTGGAGCCCTTGCTGCTCCTTTATGTAGCAGAGCTAAAACACATTAATAAGAAAATCACCCTCGGAAGGAGTTTTCTGCTGTcaaggagctggcagagcaggacAAGCTTTGCCTTT CAGAATTTAGCATTGCAACACCTAAGGATGGAAAGTTGGTCAGTTGATCAAGTCTGCAACTGGTTGAGACAGAGAAATTTAGGAGAACTAGTTCCTAAGTTTCGTG AAGAAGAAGTAAGTGGAGCAGCTCTTCTGGCTCTTAATGATCGTATGGTGCAGCAGCTGGTGAAGAAGATTGGGCACCAGGCAGTGCTAATGGACCTGATTAATAAATACCAGCAACAAAAAAGTGGGCTAGAATCCCTTACATACTGCTATGAAACAGCTTCTCCAAAATTTCCAGAAGTAATCAGTGG gGCTACTAGCAGACAAATCTTAAATTCTTCTGGTCCTGTGGAGCAGAAAAAATATCTGTGCTCAACTGAAAATGAAGAAGGACTAATTGATCACAGAGTGCTAAAGCAAAA aaaaaatctgaaatcattTTTTGCAAGACACAAGACGTTGCAGTGGACAAGTTCTTATGCTTTGCCAGACTTCCCTTACGATGTCAAGTGTGTATTGGCAGAAAGAAAATGCCCTGATCACAGTATGAGAATAAGGATTATCGAATTTTTACAAGCAGACATGACAAAATACCTAGAAGGATCACT GTATCCGAACAGTCAGCAATATAACATTGTTGTCAATGCTCTGCTGCAGGCGTACCCATTCCTTGATGAAAATGGGAATGGCTTT TTGCTATGGAAACGGGCCCTTAAAGATCGTTTCAAGTATGTGCGGAGACCCATTGAAGATGATGAGCAAGTTCTGAGGAACAAATGCAAGTTTGGCCACAGGCGAGGACAGACCAGGAAATCTTTTGCTGAAAACAAACCTGATGATGTCCAGGTGCAGGTAGAG GAAGAACCTGTTCATCTTGAAGGCAGTGCAATGGATGTACATATTAAGTGGCTTAAGCAAGAATATATGAAAACTCAGAGGAACTGGAAAGAAGTGGATAACAGAATGAATGTGACAATAGAAATACGGAGAAAGATGATCAGCGATAAGGCACCTTTAAAAGACATTCTTAGACTATTTCCTTTCTTAAGATGCCCTTATCAG ctttttagGGAGTTCCAGCTTCTCACACACATGGACATTTATAAGAAAACAGTTGAGATTTTGGAGATTTATTCAGAAAACATATTATCTTTGTATGTGGTGAGGAATAATCCAATTAACATTATGCTGCAAGAAAATCTGAAGCGGCACACAGAGGAAGACATTCTGAAAT ATATGAAAATGACTGCTGCATGTTTACTCCTGCCAGATGTCTTTGGAGATGATTCCAGTCTGTTTGCTGCAGTGAATGAGGAG gtaaAGGCAGTGACACCAGTGTTGGAAGTAAAAAATCCATTCAATGTGAATTCATGCGAGTTTGCCCTGTATGTAGGAAGAGAAGAGCTAACCCAGCTCGATGACTGCACCATGGCCCTGGCAGCACTGGTGGCTGCATTTCATGTGTTCGATATTCCGTGCCCAAAGAGAATCCACAGGACGCTGAACTTCCTGGAGTCCCTGGTCTTTGAAGTGAGGAGCCCAGCATCCCTGCCTACCCCA AACAAATCGGCCTTCTCCACATGGTGA
- the SAMD3 gene encoding sterile alpha motif domain-containing protein 3 isoform X4, with product MESWSVDQVCNWLRQRNLGELVPKFREEEVSGAALLALNDRMVQQLVKKIGHQAVLMDLINKYQQQKSGLESLTYCYETASPKFPEVISGATSRQILNSSGPVEQKKYLCSTENEEGLIDHRVLKQKKNLKSFFARHKTLQWTSSYALPDFPYDVKCVLAERKCPDHSMRIRIIEFLQADMTKYLEGSLYPNSQQYNIVVNALLQAYPFLDENGNGFLLWKRALKDRFKYVRRPIEDDEQVLRNKCKFGHRRGQTRKSFAENKPDDVQVQVEEEPVHLEGSAMDVHIKWLKQEYMKTQRNWKEVDNRMNVTIEIRRKMISDKAPLKDILRLFPFLRCPYQLFREFQLLTHMDIYKKTVEILEIYSENILSLYVVRNNPINIMLQENLKRHTEEDILKYMKMTAACLLLPDVFGDDSSLFAAVNEEVKAVTPVLEVKNPFNVNSCEFALYVGREELTQLDDCTMALAALVAAFHVFDIPCPKRIHRTLNFLESLVFEVRSPASLPTPVKRGLEAPEYPSI from the exons ATGGAAAGTTGGTCAGTTGATCAAGTCTGCAACTGGTTGAGACAGAGAAATTTAGGAGAACTAGTTCCTAAGTTTCGTG AAGAAGAAGTAAGTGGAGCAGCTCTTCTGGCTCTTAATGATCGTATGGTGCAGCAGCTGGTGAAGAAGATTGGGCACCAGGCAGTGCTAATGGACCTGATTAATAAATACCAGCAACAAAAAAGTGGGCTAGAATCCCTTACATACTGCTATGAAACAGCTTCTCCAAAATTTCCAGAAGTAATCAGTGG gGCTACTAGCAGACAAATCTTAAATTCTTCTGGTCCTGTGGAGCAGAAAAAATATCTGTGCTCAACTGAAAATGAAGAAGGACTAATTGATCACAGAGTGCTAAAGCAAAA aaaaaatctgaaatcattTTTTGCAAGACACAAGACGTTGCAGTGGACAAGTTCTTATGCTTTGCCAGACTTCCCTTACGATGTCAAGTGTGTATTGGCAGAAAGAAAATGCCCTGATCACAGTATGAGAATAAGGATTATCGAATTTTTACAAGCAGACATGACAAAATACCTAGAAGGATCACT GTATCCGAACAGTCAGCAATATAACATTGTTGTCAATGCTCTGCTGCAGGCGTACCCATTCCTTGATGAAAATGGGAATGGCTTT TTGCTATGGAAACGGGCCCTTAAAGATCGTTTCAAGTATGTGCGGAGACCCATTGAAGATGATGAGCAAGTTCTGAGGAACAAATGCAAGTTTGGCCACAGGCGAGGACAGACCAGGAAATCTTTTGCTGAAAACAAACCTGATGATGTCCAGGTGCAGGTAGAG GAAGAACCTGTTCATCTTGAAGGCAGTGCAATGGATGTACATATTAAGTGGCTTAAGCAAGAATATATGAAAACTCAGAGGAACTGGAAAGAAGTGGATAACAGAATGAATGTGACAATAGAAATACGGAGAAAGATGATCAGCGATAAGGCACCTTTAAAAGACATTCTTAGACTATTTCCTTTCTTAAGATGCCCTTATCAG ctttttagGGAGTTCCAGCTTCTCACACACATGGACATTTATAAGAAAACAGTTGAGATTTTGGAGATTTATTCAGAAAACATATTATCTTTGTATGTGGTGAGGAATAATCCAATTAACATTATGCTGCAAGAAAATCTGAAGCGGCACACAGAGGAAGACATTCTGAAAT ATATGAAAATGACTGCTGCATGTTTACTCCTGCCAGATGTCTTTGGAGATGATTCCAGTCTGTTTGCTGCAGTGAATGAGGAG gtaaAGGCAGTGACACCAGTGTTGGAAGTAAAAAATCCATTCAATGTGAATTCATGCGAGTTTGCCCTGTATGTAGGAAGAGAAGAGCTAACCCAGCTCGATGACTGCACCATGGCCCTGGCAGCACTGGTGGCTGCATTTCATGTGTTCGATATTCCGTGCCCAAAGAGAATCCACAGGACGCTGAACTTCCTGGAGTCCCTGGTCTTTGAAGTGAGGAGCCCAGCATCCCTGCCTACCCCAGTAAAGAGAGGGCTGGAGGCACCCGAGTACCCCAGTATCTGA
- the SAMD3 gene encoding sterile alpha motif domain-containing protein 3 isoform X3 yields the protein MQNLALQHLRMESWSVDQVCNWLRQRNLGELVPKFREEEVSGAALLALNDRMVQQLVKKIGHQAVLMDLINKYQQQKSGLESLTYCYETASPKFPEVISGATSRQILNSSGPVEQKKYLCSTENEEGLIDHRVLKQKKNLKSFFARHKTLQWTSSYALPDFPYDVKCVLAERKCPDHSMRIRIIEFLQADMTKYLEGSLYPNSQQYNIVVNALLQAYPFLDENGNGFLLWKRALKDRFKYVRRPIEDDEQVLRNKCKFGHRRGQTRKSFAENKPDDVQVQVEEEPVHLEGSAMDVHIKWLKQEYMKTQRNWKEVDNRMNVTIEIRRKMISDKAPLKDILRLFPFLRCPYQLFREFQLLTHMDIYKKTVEILEIYSENILSLYVVRNNPINIMLQENLKRHTEEDILKYMKMTAACLLLPDVFGDDSSLFAAVNEEVKAVTPVLEVKNPFNVNSCEFALYVGREELTQLDDCTMALAALVAAFHVFDIPCPKRIHRTLNFLESLVFEVRSPASLPTPVKRGLEAPEYPSI from the exons ATG CAGAATTTAGCATTGCAACACCTAAGGATGGAAAGTTGGTCAGTTGATCAAGTCTGCAACTGGTTGAGACAGAGAAATTTAGGAGAACTAGTTCCTAAGTTTCGTG AAGAAGAAGTAAGTGGAGCAGCTCTTCTGGCTCTTAATGATCGTATGGTGCAGCAGCTGGTGAAGAAGATTGGGCACCAGGCAGTGCTAATGGACCTGATTAATAAATACCAGCAACAAAAAAGTGGGCTAGAATCCCTTACATACTGCTATGAAACAGCTTCTCCAAAATTTCCAGAAGTAATCAGTGG gGCTACTAGCAGACAAATCTTAAATTCTTCTGGTCCTGTGGAGCAGAAAAAATATCTGTGCTCAACTGAAAATGAAGAAGGACTAATTGATCACAGAGTGCTAAAGCAAAA aaaaaatctgaaatcattTTTTGCAAGACACAAGACGTTGCAGTGGACAAGTTCTTATGCTTTGCCAGACTTCCCTTACGATGTCAAGTGTGTATTGGCAGAAAGAAAATGCCCTGATCACAGTATGAGAATAAGGATTATCGAATTTTTACAAGCAGACATGACAAAATACCTAGAAGGATCACT GTATCCGAACAGTCAGCAATATAACATTGTTGTCAATGCTCTGCTGCAGGCGTACCCATTCCTTGATGAAAATGGGAATGGCTTT TTGCTATGGAAACGGGCCCTTAAAGATCGTTTCAAGTATGTGCGGAGACCCATTGAAGATGATGAGCAAGTTCTGAGGAACAAATGCAAGTTTGGCCACAGGCGAGGACAGACCAGGAAATCTTTTGCTGAAAACAAACCTGATGATGTCCAGGTGCAGGTAGAG GAAGAACCTGTTCATCTTGAAGGCAGTGCAATGGATGTACATATTAAGTGGCTTAAGCAAGAATATATGAAAACTCAGAGGAACTGGAAAGAAGTGGATAACAGAATGAATGTGACAATAGAAATACGGAGAAAGATGATCAGCGATAAGGCACCTTTAAAAGACATTCTTAGACTATTTCCTTTCTTAAGATGCCCTTATCAG ctttttagGGAGTTCCAGCTTCTCACACACATGGACATTTATAAGAAAACAGTTGAGATTTTGGAGATTTATTCAGAAAACATATTATCTTTGTATGTGGTGAGGAATAATCCAATTAACATTATGCTGCAAGAAAATCTGAAGCGGCACACAGAGGAAGACATTCTGAAAT ATATGAAAATGACTGCTGCATGTTTACTCCTGCCAGATGTCTTTGGAGATGATTCCAGTCTGTTTGCTGCAGTGAATGAGGAG gtaaAGGCAGTGACACCAGTGTTGGAAGTAAAAAATCCATTCAATGTGAATTCATGCGAGTTTGCCCTGTATGTAGGAAGAGAAGAGCTAACCCAGCTCGATGACTGCACCATGGCCCTGGCAGCACTGGTGGCTGCATTTCATGTGTTCGATATTCCGTGCCCAAAGAGAATCCACAGGACGCTGAACTTCCTGGAGTCCCTGGTCTTTGAAGTGAGGAGCCCAGCATCCCTGCCTACCCCAGTAAAGAGAGGGCTGGAGGCACCCGAGTACCCCAGTATCTGA
- the SAMD3 gene encoding sterile alpha motif domain-containing protein 3 isoform X1, with translation MLLEPLLLLYVAELKHINKKITLGRSFLLSRSWQSRTSFAFQNLALQHLRMESWSVDQVCNWLRQRNLGELVPKFREEEVSGAALLALNDRMVQQLVKKIGHQAVLMDLINKYQQQKSGLESLTYCYETASPKFPEVISGATSRQILNSSGPVEQKKYLCSTENEEGLIDHRVLKQKKNLKSFFARHKTLQWTSSYALPDFPYDVKCVLAERKCPDHSMRIRIIEFLQADMTKYLEGSLYPNSQQYNIVVNALLQAYPFLDENGNGFLLWKRALKDRFKYVRRPIEDDEQVLRNKCKFGHRRGQTRKSFAENKPDDVQVQVEEEPVHLEGSAMDVHIKWLKQEYMKTQRNWKEVDNRMNVTIEIRRKMISDKAPLKDILRLFPFLRCPYQLFREFQLLTHMDIYKKTVEILEIYSENILSLYVVRNNPINIMLQENLKRHTEEDILKYMKMTAACLLLPDVFGDDSSLFAAVNEEVKAVTPVLEVKNPFNVNSCEFALYVGREELTQLDDCTMALAALVAAFHVFDIPCPKRIHRTLNFLESLVFEVRSPASLPTPVKRGLEAPEYPSI, from the exons ATGCTCCTGGAGCCCTTGCTGCTCCTTTATGTAGCAGAGCTAAAACACATTAATAAGAAAATCACCCTCGGAAGGAGTTTTCTGCTGTcaaggagctggcagagcaggacAAGCTTTGCCTTT CAGAATTTAGCATTGCAACACCTAAGGATGGAAAGTTGGTCAGTTGATCAAGTCTGCAACTGGTTGAGACAGAGAAATTTAGGAGAACTAGTTCCTAAGTTTCGTG AAGAAGAAGTAAGTGGAGCAGCTCTTCTGGCTCTTAATGATCGTATGGTGCAGCAGCTGGTGAAGAAGATTGGGCACCAGGCAGTGCTAATGGACCTGATTAATAAATACCAGCAACAAAAAAGTGGGCTAGAATCCCTTACATACTGCTATGAAACAGCTTCTCCAAAATTTCCAGAAGTAATCAGTGG gGCTACTAGCAGACAAATCTTAAATTCTTCTGGTCCTGTGGAGCAGAAAAAATATCTGTGCTCAACTGAAAATGAAGAAGGACTAATTGATCACAGAGTGCTAAAGCAAAA aaaaaatctgaaatcattTTTTGCAAGACACAAGACGTTGCAGTGGACAAGTTCTTATGCTTTGCCAGACTTCCCTTACGATGTCAAGTGTGTATTGGCAGAAAGAAAATGCCCTGATCACAGTATGAGAATAAGGATTATCGAATTTTTACAAGCAGACATGACAAAATACCTAGAAGGATCACT GTATCCGAACAGTCAGCAATATAACATTGTTGTCAATGCTCTGCTGCAGGCGTACCCATTCCTTGATGAAAATGGGAATGGCTTT TTGCTATGGAAACGGGCCCTTAAAGATCGTTTCAAGTATGTGCGGAGACCCATTGAAGATGATGAGCAAGTTCTGAGGAACAAATGCAAGTTTGGCCACAGGCGAGGACAGACCAGGAAATCTTTTGCTGAAAACAAACCTGATGATGTCCAGGTGCAGGTAGAG GAAGAACCTGTTCATCTTGAAGGCAGTGCAATGGATGTACATATTAAGTGGCTTAAGCAAGAATATATGAAAACTCAGAGGAACTGGAAAGAAGTGGATAACAGAATGAATGTGACAATAGAAATACGGAGAAAGATGATCAGCGATAAGGCACCTTTAAAAGACATTCTTAGACTATTTCCTTTCTTAAGATGCCCTTATCAG ctttttagGGAGTTCCAGCTTCTCACACACATGGACATTTATAAGAAAACAGTTGAGATTTTGGAGATTTATTCAGAAAACATATTATCTTTGTATGTGGTGAGGAATAATCCAATTAACATTATGCTGCAAGAAAATCTGAAGCGGCACACAGAGGAAGACATTCTGAAAT ATATGAAAATGACTGCTGCATGTTTACTCCTGCCAGATGTCTTTGGAGATGATTCCAGTCTGTTTGCTGCAGTGAATGAGGAG gtaaAGGCAGTGACACCAGTGTTGGAAGTAAAAAATCCATTCAATGTGAATTCATGCGAGTTTGCCCTGTATGTAGGAAGAGAAGAGCTAACCCAGCTCGATGACTGCACCATGGCCCTGGCAGCACTGGTGGCTGCATTTCATGTGTTCGATATTCCGTGCCCAAAGAGAATCCACAGGACGCTGAACTTCCTGGAGTCCCTGGTCTTTGAAGTGAGGAGCCCAGCATCCCTGCCTACCCCAGTAAAGAGAGGGCTGGAGGCACCCGAGTACCCCAGTATCTGA
- the SAMD3 gene encoding sterile alpha motif domain-containing protein 3 isoform X5 — MLLEPLLLLYVAELKHINKKITLGRSFLLSRSWQSRTSFAFQNLALQHLRMESWSVDQVCNWLRQRNLGELVPKFREEEVSGAALLALNDRMVQQLVKKIGHQAVLMDLINKYQQQKSGLESLTYCYETASPKFPEVISGATSRQILNSSGPVEQKKYLCSTENEEGLIDHRVLKQKKNLKSFFARHKTLQWTSSYALPDFPYDVKCVLAERKCPDHSMRIRIIEFLQADMTKYLEGSLYPNSQQYNIVVNALLQAYPFLDENGNGFLLWKRALKDRFKYVRRPIEDDEQVLRNKCKFGHRRGQTRKSFAENKPDDVQVQVEVKAVTPVLEVKNPFNVNSCEFALYVGREELTQLDDCTMALAALVAAFHVFDIPCPKRIHRTLNFLESLVFEVRSPASLPTPVKRGLEAPEYPSI, encoded by the exons ATGCTCCTGGAGCCCTTGCTGCTCCTTTATGTAGCAGAGCTAAAACACATTAATAAGAAAATCACCCTCGGAAGGAGTTTTCTGCTGTcaaggagctggcagagcaggacAAGCTTTGCCTTT CAGAATTTAGCATTGCAACACCTAAGGATGGAAAGTTGGTCAGTTGATCAAGTCTGCAACTGGTTGAGACAGAGAAATTTAGGAGAACTAGTTCCTAAGTTTCGTG AAGAAGAAGTAAGTGGAGCAGCTCTTCTGGCTCTTAATGATCGTATGGTGCAGCAGCTGGTGAAGAAGATTGGGCACCAGGCAGTGCTAATGGACCTGATTAATAAATACCAGCAACAAAAAAGTGGGCTAGAATCCCTTACATACTGCTATGAAACAGCTTCTCCAAAATTTCCAGAAGTAATCAGTGG gGCTACTAGCAGACAAATCTTAAATTCTTCTGGTCCTGTGGAGCAGAAAAAATATCTGTGCTCAACTGAAAATGAAGAAGGACTAATTGATCACAGAGTGCTAAAGCAAAA aaaaaatctgaaatcattTTTTGCAAGACACAAGACGTTGCAGTGGACAAGTTCTTATGCTTTGCCAGACTTCCCTTACGATGTCAAGTGTGTATTGGCAGAAAGAAAATGCCCTGATCACAGTATGAGAATAAGGATTATCGAATTTTTACAAGCAGACATGACAAAATACCTAGAAGGATCACT GTATCCGAACAGTCAGCAATATAACATTGTTGTCAATGCTCTGCTGCAGGCGTACCCATTCCTTGATGAAAATGGGAATGGCTTT TTGCTATGGAAACGGGCCCTTAAAGATCGTTTCAAGTATGTGCGGAGACCCATTGAAGATGATGAGCAAGTTCTGAGGAACAAATGCAAGTTTGGCCACAGGCGAGGACAGACCAGGAAATCTTTTGCTGAAAACAAACCTGATGATGTCCAGGTGCAGGTAGAG gtaaAGGCAGTGACACCAGTGTTGGAAGTAAAAAATCCATTCAATGTGAATTCATGCGAGTTTGCCCTGTATGTAGGAAGAGAAGAGCTAACCCAGCTCGATGACTGCACCATGGCCCTGGCAGCACTGGTGGCTGCATTTCATGTGTTCGATATTCCGTGCCCAAAGAGAATCCACAGGACGCTGAACTTCCTGGAGTCCCTGGTCTTTGAAGTGAGGAGCCCAGCATCCCTGCCTACCCCAGTAAAGAGAGGGCTGGAGGCACCCGAGTACCCCAGTATCTGA